One part of the Coffea eugenioides isolate CCC68of chromosome 10, Ceug_1.0, whole genome shotgun sequence genome encodes these proteins:
- the LOC113750413 gene encoding E3 ubiquitin-protein ligase RNF126-like: MDEVYEPRYTFRVSQPTDVIFPANMPSDGFFIQFMVDDRYENLYYSSVENLWKFYNITPGPVHTNIAFLTSREQLASENSDWEYISNMLLQASIPIHVHTAIIPQIDECAISMANGLANASPKLLPILVEITKWSSVDITPYLVAEDYDIRDANVLDMEDYLLLAQVQSISMDENDQPRPASATRKITSGMLKKVKIEAADRTEACVICLEEFPNGLEVTQTPCKHVFHGECILQWLNYGSWCPLCRSEIPTDPPTN; this comes from the coding sequence ATGGATGAAGTATATGAGCCGCGATACACATTCAGAGTGAGCCAACCAACTGATGTGATCTTCCCTGCAAATATGCCATCAGATGGGTTTTTCATACAGTTCATGGTTGATGATAGGTACGAGAACCTTTACTATTCCTCAGTTGAAAATCTTTGGAAGTTCTATAACATCACCCCAGGTCCTGTGCATACAAATATAGCGTTTCTCACCTCTCGTGAGCAACTTGCATCAGAGAATAGTGATTGGGAATATATTTCCAACATGTTACTGCAAGCGAGCATCCCCATTCATGTACACACAGCCATAATACCACAAATTGATGAATGTGCAATCTCCATGGCTAATGGACTTGCTAATGCAAGTCCAAAGCTCCTGCCAATTCTAGTAGAAATTACCAAATGGAGTTCTGTTGATATTACTCCATATTTAGTAGCAGAAGACTATGATATCCGCGATGCTAATGTTTTGGATATGGAGGATTATCTATTGCTAGCCCAAGTCCAAAGTATTTCGATGGATGAAAATGATCAGCCAAGGCCTGCTTCAGCTACCAGAAAAATCACAAGTGGAATGTTGAAGAAGGTAAAGATTGAGGCTGCTGATAGGACTGAAGCTTGTGTAATTTGTCTCGAAGAATTCCCTAATGGCTTGGAAGTAACTCAAACGCCATGCAAGCATGTGTTTCATGGAGAATGCATTCTTCAATGGTTGAATTATGGAAGCTGGTGTCCCTTATGCCGATCTGAGATTCCTACTGATCCTCCTACCAACTAA